A window from Drosophila subobscura isolate 14011-0131.10 chromosome O, UCBerk_Dsub_1.0, whole genome shotgun sequence encodes these proteins:
- the LOC117899002 gene encoding E3 ubiquitin-protein ligase RNF5 — translation MKPTAGEEQPKAAENIGPLPRQRSSKKLEPYKCCLCAKYLRCGVITICGHFYCWSCLWPQLHDAESPKCCHCLRPLILHEDIVPLHCDGPNDGAGSSLLAQPGNVPRPTGFHFKYANASNWFTFCEPSDSANIPSRSFCRVLGTLRNEHPRTVRVLGILKCIQWLCVGVLCLLWLL, via the coding sequence ATGAAGCCAACTGCAGGAGAAGAGCAACCCAAGGCAGCAGAGAACATCGGACCGTTGCCCCGTcaacgcagcagcaaaaaactgGAGCCCTACAAGTGCTGTTTGTGTGCCAAATACCTGCGTTGCGGCGTCATTACCATCTGTGGGCACTTCTACTGCTGGAGCTGCCTGTGGCCGCAGCTGCATGATGCAGAGTCTCCcaaatgctgccactgcttgaGGCCACTGATCCTGCACGAGGACATCGTTCCGCTGCACTGCGATGGGCCCAAtgatggggcaggcagcagtctgCTGGCCCAGCCGGGCAACGTGCCACGTCCCACGGGTTTCCACTTCAAATATGCGAATGCTTCCAATTGGTTTACCTTCTGCGAACCGAGCGATAGTGCTAATATCCCTAGTCGCAGTTTTTGCCGTGTGTTGGGCACTCTGCGCAATGAACATCCGCGAACTGTGAGGGTGTTGGGCATCCTCAAGTGCATCCAATGGCTGTGCGTTGGTGTCCTGTGCCTCCTTTGGCTCCTTTAA